A DNA window from Impatiens glandulifera chromosome 7, dImpGla2.1, whole genome shotgun sequence contains the following coding sequences:
- the LOC124910142 gene encoding pectinesterase inhibitor 10-like, with translation MDYVYKSCNTTMYPSLCYTSLSPYADSIQSEPKLLANASLFAALSATKSSSKFLKWLAKRKELTTREAHSIVDCIEEVGDSIDELKQSMHEITRDLEVGSSAFEFQMSDIQTWVSAALTDDDTCLDGLDEVKVNPRTKNLVRQHMVRVAQLTSNALALVNNYAKSRA, from the coding sequence ATGGACTACGTTTACAAGTCGTGCAACACCACCATGTACCCTAGTCTATGTTACACCTCCCTTTCTCCATACGCCGATTCCATCCAATCGGAACCTAAACTCTTAGCCAACGCATCCCTTTTCGCCGCTCTCTCCGCCACCAAATCCTCTTCCAAGTTCTTGAAATGGCTCGCAAAGCGCAAAGAGCTCACGACTAGAGAGGCTCACTCAATCGTAGACTGCATCGAGGAGGTCGGTGACTCAATTGATGAACTTAAACAATCCATGCATGAAATTACTCGAGATCTTGAGGTGGGATCGTCGGCGTTCGAATTCCAAATGTCGGATATTCAAACATGGGTGAGCGCTGCTTTGACAGATGATGATACTTGTTTGGATGGATTGGATGAAGTCAAAGTAAACCCTAGGACAAAAAACCTAGTTCGACAACATATGGTTAGGGTGGCTCAATTGACTAGTAATGCATTGGCACTTGTCAATAATTATGCCAAATCTCGAGCTTAA